The following coding sequences lie in one Polynucleobacter sp. HIN7 genomic window:
- the rplI gene encoding 50S ribosomal protein L9, protein MQVILLEKVTNLGNLGDVVKVKDGFARNFLIPQRKARRATEAAIADFAARRAELEKIAAEKLAAAQAIGEKLKGLVLEISQKAGVDGRLFGSVTNHDIAEALAKKSFQIEKAAVRMPTGPLKVVGDHPVAVAVHTDVVVDINIRVIGEQA, encoded by the coding sequence ATGCAAGTTATTCTGCTTGAAAAAGTAACCAATTTGGGCAACCTTGGTGATGTTGTTAAAGTCAAAGACGGGTTTGCTCGCAACTTTTTAATTCCTCAGCGCAAAGCGCGTCGCGCAACCGAGGCAGCCATTGCTGACTTTGCTGCACGTCGTGCCGAGCTTGAGAAGATTGCTGCAGAGAAGCTCGCGGCTGCGCAAGCGATTGGCGAGAAGCTCAAAGGCTTAGTGTTGGAGATTAGTCAAAAGGCCGGCGTTGATGGCCGTTTGTTTGGCTCAGTCACCAATCACGATATCGCTGAAGCTCTGGCGAAAAAGAGTTTTCAAATCGAGAAAGCTGCAGTTCGGATGCCAACCGGCCCATTGAAAGTAGTCGGTGACCACCCAGTGGCTGTTGCTGTTCATACGGACGTTGTGGTTGATATTAATATTCGTGTGATTGGTGAGCAGGCCTAG
- the dnaB gene encoding replicative DNA helicase: MPGPGDAVVQALKVPPHSVEAEQSVLGGLLLDNTAWDRLGGILSERDFYRSEHALIYLVIERLIGDNRPADVITVFEAIKNEPEADLIGIDYLNSLAQNTPSAANIKGYAEIIRDRSILRRLIEVSDSIVNTAFMPEGRSVRTLLDEAESRILQIGEEGSRKADYLEIEPLLKAVVARIDELYNRDGGSDITGIATGFIDLDKQTSGLQKGDLVIVAGRPSMGKTALALNFAENVALHEGLPVVVFSMEMSGAQLATRLLGSVGRVDQSRMRTGKLNDDEWPRVTDAIARLSNTQILIDETGSLTCLELRARARRIARNYGGTLGMVVVDYLQLMSGSSGGGGENRATEISEISRSLKSLAKELQCPVVALSQLNRGLEQRPNKRPVMSDLRESGAIEQDADLILFIYRDEVYHPDTTTDKGVAEVIIGKQRNGPIGTVRLSWQGQFTKFDNLAPNTPSYGGGFSPF; the protein is encoded by the coding sequence ATGCCTGGGCCTGGTGACGCGGTTGTGCAGGCTCTCAAAGTCCCACCCCATTCCGTCGAGGCTGAGCAATCGGTTCTCGGCGGTTTGCTTTTGGATAACACCGCATGGGATCGTTTAGGCGGTATCCTCTCCGAGCGGGATTTCTATCGTAGCGAGCATGCGCTGATTTATCTGGTTATCGAGCGTTTAATCGGCGATAACCGACCGGCTGACGTGATTACTGTATTTGAGGCGATCAAGAATGAGCCCGAAGCAGATCTCATCGGTATCGATTATTTAAATTCCTTAGCACAAAATACTCCTAGTGCAGCCAATATCAAAGGTTATGCAGAGATCATTCGGGATCGCAGTATCTTACGCCGCTTAATTGAGGTCTCAGACAGTATTGTCAATACGGCATTTATGCCTGAGGGTCGATCAGTTCGTACCTTACTGGATGAGGCTGAATCACGCATTCTGCAAATTGGTGAAGAAGGTAGTCGCAAAGCAGATTATCTCGAAATCGAACCTCTTTTAAAGGCGGTGGTTGCGCGTATTGATGAGTTATATAACCGTGATGGCGGTAGCGACATTACTGGAATCGCAACTGGTTTTATTGATCTCGATAAACAAACCAGTGGTCTGCAAAAAGGCGATCTGGTCATTGTGGCTGGCAGACCCTCGATGGGTAAGACCGCGTTAGCCCTAAATTTTGCTGAGAATGTGGCCTTGCATGAAGGTCTCCCGGTTGTTGTGTTTTCGATGGAGATGTCTGGAGCGCAACTAGCAACCCGTTTACTTGGATCCGTCGGCCGAGTTGATCAAAGTCGGATGCGGACTGGTAAGTTAAATGATGATGAGTGGCCACGTGTTACTGATGCGATTGCACGACTGAGTAATACCCAAATCCTCATTGATGAGACCGGCTCCTTAACCTGTCTCGAGTTGCGCGCCCGCGCTCGTCGTATTGCGCGCAATTATGGCGGCACCCTGGGAATGGTTGTGGTTGATTATCTGCAATTAATGAGTGGTAGCTCGGGTGGCGGTGGAGAAAACAGAGCCACCGAAATCTCTGAGATCTCAAGATCTTTGAAGTCGCTAGCCAAAGAGTTGCAGTGCCCAGTGGTCGCCTTATCTCAGCTTAATCGTGGTCTTGAGCAACGTCCCAATAAACGACCTGTCATGTCTGATCTGCGTGAGTCTGGAGCCATTGAGCAAGACGCTGACTTAATTTTGTTTATTTATCGTGATGAGGTATATCACCCAGACACCACAACCGATAAAGGTGTGGCCGAAGTCATTATTGGTAAGCAGCGTAATGGTCCAATTGGTACAGTCCGCCTGAGTTGGCAAGGACAGTTCAC
- the rpsF gene encoding 30S ribosomal protein S6 has product MRHYEIVFIVHPDQSEQVPAMIDRYKSILTTHGGKVHRIEDWGRRQMAYMIDKLAKAHYVCMNIECDQKTLEELEHAFKFNDAVLRHLIVKMKKAETEPSIMMKEVQREEARKLAQADAPAAA; this is encoded by the coding sequence ATGCGTCATTATGAAATCGTTTTTATCGTCCATCCGGACCAAAGCGAGCAGGTTCCAGCGATGATTGATCGCTACAAGTCGATCCTAACCACCCATGGTGGCAAAGTGCATCGCATCGAAGATTGGGGTCGTCGTCAGATGGCTTACATGATCGACAAGCTCGCTAAAGCCCACTACGTTTGCATGAATATTGAATGCGATCAAAAAACGCTTGAAGAACTCGAGCATGCATTTAAGTTCAATGATGCAGTGTTACGTCACCTCATTGTCAAGATGAAGAAGGCTGAGACTGAGCCATCCATCATGATGAAAGAAGTGCAGCGTGAAGAAGCTCGCAAGCTCGCTCAAGCTGACGCACCGGCAGCAGCCTAA
- the pgsA gene encoding CDP-diacylglycerol--glycerol-3-phosphate 3-phosphatidyltransferase: MPFNLPIALTWLRVAAIPLLVGIFYLPNDWLSLPEKNIVSTGLFVFAAITDWLDGFLARRMNQESAFGQFLDPVADKLIVAAALLVLLNLDRVQAWVALVIIGREITISALREWMAQVGASRSVAVHMVGKLKTTAQLIAIPFLLFNGQILGIHSSLLGTWLIWIAAFLTLWSMFYYLQKALPQLTNKP, encoded by the coding sequence ATGCCATTTAATTTACCCATCGCCTTGACCTGGCTGCGTGTAGCAGCCATTCCATTATTGGTGGGGATTTTCTATTTACCCAATGATTGGTTGTCACTGCCCGAAAAAAATATCGTTTCAACAGGCCTTTTTGTATTTGCCGCCATTACGGATTGGTTAGATGGATTCTTAGCAAGACGGATGAACCAAGAGTCGGCCTTTGGTCAGTTTTTAGATCCTGTAGCAGATAAATTAATTGTGGCTGCTGCTTTGCTGGTATTGCTCAATTTAGATCGGGTGCAGGCCTGGGTCGCATTAGTCATTATTGGCCGTGAGATCACAATTTCTGCTCTGCGTGAGTGGATGGCGCAAGTTGGTGCGTCACGCAGCGTTGCCGTCCATATGGTCGGTAAATTAAAAACGACTGCCCAATTAATTGCCATCCCCTTCTTGCTCTTTAATGGGCAAATTTTGGGTATCCATAGCTCTCTTTTGGGGACTTGGCTGATTTGGATTGCAGCTTTTCTCACGCTTTGGTCCATGTTTTATTATCTACAAAAGGCGTTACCGCAATTAACCAATAAGCCGTAA
- the uvrC gene encoding excinuclease ABC subunit UvrC, with translation MTNLLPESLRIDLKGLPGLPGVYRFFDESGHILYVGKAKDLKRRVSSYFQKNNHSPRIERMVKRIIRFEITITRTETEALILENNLIKEYSPPFNILFRDDKSYPYLMLTGHDYPRLASYRGKIDRRNRYFGPFPNSWAVRNSVQILQKVFRLRTCEDTIFRNRSRPCLLHQIHRCSAPCVGKLTKEQYSQDVGQALRFLEGNHQVVLAELEREMENYSAAMEFEMAAVIRDRIADLSNVLQQQSMDVAAEGEGDVDILAAAEIDGQICVNLAMVRGGRHLGDRAYFSKGLKSSEDEPIDLQIILETFIQQHYLSTDSSSDLAVITPPVMITNVPFKGERAQAICQAQTERSARPISFLFQPQGQRKHWLAMAEGNAKIALLRRIAEAGGQLARVRALTDALGIDLEQLDQLRIECFDISHTSGEATQASCVVFAKNELQPSEYRRFNITGITAGDDYAAMQQVLQRRYANFQEIPADKVPQLVLIDGGKGQVEVARKVFSELGIDIGLIVGVAKGEDRKVGLETLIFADEREPIRLGSDSQALMLIAQIRDEAHRFAITGMRAKRAKSRTVSRLEEMEGIGAKRRQKLLARFGGLRGVANATVEELASVEGISQTLAEQIYRQLH, from the coding sequence ATGACTAATTTACTTCCTGAATCCTTACGAATTGATTTAAAGGGACTTCCTGGGCTACCAGGCGTCTATCGTTTTTTTGATGAGTCAGGCCATATCTTATATGTTGGCAAAGCCAAGGATCTCAAACGGCGGGTCTCGAGTTATTTTCAAAAGAATAACCACTCCCCTCGAATTGAGCGAATGGTCAAGCGCATTATCCGTTTCGAAATCACGATTACTCGCACCGAAACGGAGGCCTTGATTCTTGAAAATAATCTGATTAAAGAATACAGCCCACCGTTCAATATTCTTTTTAGAGATGACAAATCCTATCCTTACCTGATGCTTACAGGGCATGATTACCCTCGTTTAGCCTCCTATCGCGGCAAGATTGATCGACGCAATCGTTACTTTGGCCCCTTCCCGAACTCTTGGGCAGTTCGTAATAGCGTGCAAATTTTGCAAAAAGTATTTCGTTTGCGAACCTGTGAGGATACGATTTTTCGTAATCGAAGTCGCCCCTGTCTCTTGCATCAAATTCATCGCTGTAGTGCACCATGCGTGGGTAAGTTGACCAAGGAGCAATACTCTCAAGATGTTGGTCAAGCCCTGCGATTCTTGGAAGGTAACCACCAAGTTGTTTTGGCTGAACTAGAGCGCGAGATGGAAAACTATAGTGCTGCTATGGAGTTTGAGATGGCTGCTGTAATTCGTGATCGTATCGCTGACTTATCCAATGTTCTTCAGCAGCAGTCTATGGATGTGGCGGCCGAAGGGGAGGGCGATGTTGATATTTTGGCGGCTGCCGAAATCGATGGCCAAATTTGTGTCAATTTAGCGATGGTTCGTGGCGGCCGTCACTTGGGGGATCGTGCCTATTTTTCCAAGGGTCTAAAGTCATCCGAAGATGAGCCGATTGATCTCCAGATCATTCTTGAAACATTTATTCAGCAACACTATTTATCGACCGATTCATCTTCTGACCTAGCCGTGATCACACCCCCTGTCATGATTACGAACGTACCATTCAAGGGCGAACGTGCGCAAGCGATCTGTCAAGCACAGACGGAGCGCTCGGCACGACCCATTTCGTTTTTGTTCCAGCCACAGGGTCAGCGCAAGCATTGGTTAGCGATGGCCGAGGGGAATGCCAAGATTGCCTTGCTGCGGCGCATTGCAGAAGCGGGCGGACAACTGGCTCGGGTTCGAGCACTTACAGATGCACTTGGTATCGATTTGGAGCAGCTTGATCAATTACGCATTGAGTGCTTTGATATTAGTCACACATCTGGTGAAGCTACTCAAGCATCTTGCGTAGTCTTTGCCAAAAATGAACTCCAACCCAGTGAGTATCGACGCTTTAACATTACTGGCATTACAGCCGGAGATGATTACGCAGCGATGCAGCAAGTATTACAACGCCGCTATGCAAATTTTCAGGAAATCCCAGCCGACAAAGTGCCACAACTCGTTCTCATTGATGGCGGTAAGGGTCAGGTAGAAGTAGCCAGGAAGGTCTTCAGTGAGCTCGGTATTGATATTGGGCTAATTGTTGGTGTTGCCAAAGGAGAGGACCGTAAGGTTGGTCTAGAAACGCTGATCTTTGCTGATGAGCGGGAGCCCATCCGATTGGGTTCGGATAGCCAGGCGCTCATGTTGATTGCACAGATTCGGGATGAAGCGCATCGTTTTGCAATTACCGGGATGCGTGCCAAGCGTGCTAAGTCAAGGACTGTTTCTAGGCTTGAAGAGATGGAGGGCATTGGGGCCAAGCGTCGACAAAAACTATTAGCGCGCTTTGGTGGGTTGCGGGGGGTTGCAAATGCAACCGTTGAAGAGTTAGCGAGCGTGGAGGGAATTTCTCAAACTCTCGCGGAGCAGATATACCGTCAGCTTCATTAA
- a CDS encoding asparaginase, whose translation MSNSSISPSILVIGTGGTIAGLRTDLGNGGYQAGQVPISTLLTQINSKFPLKNMQLSNIDSCDLSEPLLSELGVQVRIGLADPEVIGIVITHGTDTMEETATFLEFVCGGSARNFGKKVVLTGAMLPSDHPQADGPGNLSDAIEFAGKRDGQSGIWAVMGSKPILGLALVKGHSSQTNAFFGEALPNDWVQVSNDLPIPPDNQWPWVEIITSHVGARPETITFLKNHGVQGIVLAGTGASTVHESLAPALEQFMEAGGAVVRASRIGRGYIGGSLANGRLAKALSAGNLNPAKARIALQLALFASTQSSPNPLSWQDYFARMVGLPEFR comes from the coding sequence ATGTCAAATTCCTCTATTTCTCCCTCTATTTTGGTGATAGGCACTGGCGGTACCATCGCTGGCCTTAGGACCGATTTAGGAAATGGGGGTTATCAAGCTGGTCAAGTGCCGATTTCAACCCTTTTGACCCAGATTAATAGCAAATTTCCTTTAAAAAACATGCAGTTATCAAATATTGATAGCTGTGATTTGAGTGAGCCCCTTCTAAGCGAATTAGGTGTCCAGGTTCGCATAGGACTAGCAGACCCCGAAGTAATAGGGATCGTAATTACCCATGGCACCGATACGATGGAAGAAACCGCTACTTTTTTGGAGTTTGTCTGCGGTGGATCTGCCAGAAATTTTGGCAAGAAGGTGGTTTTGACTGGAGCGATGCTTCCCTCTGATCATCCACAGGCTGATGGTCCTGGGAATTTATCCGATGCGATTGAATTTGCTGGGAAAAGGGATGGTCAGAGTGGAATTTGGGCTGTGATGGGCTCTAAGCCAATACTGGGCCTTGCTTTGGTCAAGGGCCATAGCTCTCAGACGAACGCCTTTTTTGGTGAAGCGCTGCCTAATGATTGGGTTCAAGTTAGCAATGACTTACCGATACCACCAGACAATCAATGGCCCTGGGTTGAAATTATTACAAGTCACGTCGGGGCCAGACCAGAAACCATTACCTTTTTAAAGAATCATGGGGTTCAGGGCATTGTTCTAGCAGGCACTGGTGCTAGTACCGTTCATGAGAGCCTTGCGCCCGCTTTGGAGCAGTTTATGGAGGCTGGTGGAGCCGTGGTGCGTGCCTCCCGAATCGGTAGGGGCTATATTGGCGGAAGTCTTGCAAATGGCCGATTAGCAAAGGCATTGAGCGCGGGTAATTTAAATCCTGCAAAAGCCCGTATTGCTCTGCAGCTAGCCTTATTCGCTAGCACCCAATCAAGTCCTAATCCATTGAGTTGGCAGGATTATTTTGCTAGAATGGTGGGCTTACCGGAATTTCGGTAA
- the rpsR gene encoding 30S ribosomal protein S18: protein MAFGKMNKKTDFKKKPAQNPLFKRKRYCRFTVGGVEQIDYKDVDTLKDFIGENAKITPARLTGTKALYQRQLDTAIKRARFLALLPFSDQHKK from the coding sequence ATGGCTTTTGGAAAAATGAACAAAAAGACAGACTTCAAAAAGAAGCCTGCACAGAACCCACTCTTTAAACGCAAGCGTTATTGCCGTTTTACGGTTGGAGGCGTTGAGCAAATTGACTACAAGGATGTCGATACGCTTAAGGATTTTATTGGTGAGAACGCTAAGATTACGCCAGCTCGCTTAACGGGTACTAAGGCGCTGTATCAGCGTCAGTTGGATACCGCAATTAAACGCGCTCGCTTCTTGGCATTGCTGCCATTCTCAGATCAACATAAGAAATAA
- the lexA gene encoding transcriptional repressor LexA has protein sequence MNINTVIDSPSLPKLTARQEEILGLITLAIEESGLPPTRAEIANRLGFASANAAEEHLRALAKKGYIELSPGTSRGIRVTNTQTLLQGQNFRQLNLPSGSLQQLTLPLIGRVAAGSPITAIEHIEKHIPVDPSLFSKGADYLLRVKGMSMRDAGILDGDYLAVKKTTEARNGDIVVARIDDEVTVKRFLQKKGAAGSYLELQAENPDFENIIVLADSNFALEGQAVGLIRANGL, from the coding sequence ATGAACATAAATACAGTAATTGACAGCCCATCTTTACCAAAACTGACTGCTCGGCAGGAAGAGATTTTGGGGCTCATTACCTTGGCCATTGAGGAAAGTGGTCTTCCTCCCACCCGCGCTGAAATAGCAAATCGACTTGGTTTTGCATCTGCCAATGCTGCCGAGGAGCATTTACGTGCTCTAGCCAAAAAGGGCTATATCGAATTAAGTCCTGGAACGTCGAGGGGCATTCGAGTTACCAATACGCAGACTCTTTTACAAGGGCAAAATTTTCGTCAATTGAATTTGCCATCGGGCAGTTTGCAACAACTGACCCTTCCCTTAATTGGTAGGGTTGCCGCAGGCTCACCCATTACTGCGATTGAACATATTGAGAAACATATTCCAGTTGACCCTAGCTTGTTTAGTAAAGGCGCAGACTACCTGCTACGCGTCAAGGGGATGAGTATGCGGGATGCAGGAATTCTCGATGGTGACTATTTAGCCGTTAAAAAGACCACTGAAGCGCGTAATGGCGACATCGTGGTTGCTCGCATCGATGATGAGGTCACTGTAAAGCGCTTTTTGCAAAAGAAAGGGGCTGCTGGTTCATACCTCGAGCTCCAAGCTGAAAATCCAGATTTTGAGAACATCATCGTTCTCGCAGATTCCAACTTTGCCCTTGAGGGGCAAGCGGTTGGGCTAATCCGAGCAAACGGACTTTAA
- the priB gene encoding primosomal replication protein N: MKRSSNLLILTASLIAKDAIRYTPAGLPVIHCQLHHDGELSEANQVRQIRMNVEAVAIGEIHRELLTMDLGAVAVFEGFLTQKTIRNERLVFHITKITSNK, translated from the coding sequence GTGAAGCGTAGTTCAAACCTTCTCATCCTGACTGCTTCTCTAATCGCCAAGGACGCCATTCGATATACCCCAGCGGGTTTGCCCGTGATTCATTGTCAGTTACATCATGATGGTGAGTTAAGCGAAGCAAATCAAGTTCGGCAAATTCGGATGAATGTTGAAGCCGTGGCAATTGGTGAGATTCATCGAGAGTTACTAACGATGGATTTAGGAGCAGTAGCAGTATTTGAGGGGTTCTTAACGCAAAAGACCATACGAAATGAGCGCCTCGTTTTTCATATTACAAAGATCACATCGAACAAATAG